Genomic segment of Candidatus Protochlamydia amoebophila UWE25:
AATTTAAAATAAATGAATTCAAAGCTTAACTTAATAATTTTTGGGCTTGTACTTTAATATCAGCTATTTCCATCCCTGTACTTGGGCCATACTGTAAAGACTGCAACTGGTAAATAAACTGTCTCATTTTTCCGGCTTTCCCTTGAGTAGAAAGATCTTCTAAAGAAGTAACTTTTATAGGGAGAATGCCTTCTTCCCATACTTTCCACCAAGTAGCTTTTTCAAGCAACTGCAAGATTTCTTTTTCCGAGTTTTTTTTGATTTTTAAAGCTTGCTCTAAAAGAATTAAACTTTGCTTTTTGATTTTTTTAGGCTTTAAATCCCATAATTTTTTCCAATATGATTGAAGGGTTAGCCAACTGATTCCCAAAGGAATTACTAATAAAATCCATGGAGTTTGCGTCCAATTATGGCTCAATCTAGGCAAATTTTGTGAATCTTTGATTTCAAGAGGGCTAAGTGGCCATGAAGAAGAATTCCACAGAATTTTTTCGTTGGGGATTTCATTTTCTTTTTCCAAAGAAATTGTGGGATAAGGTGCCATTGGCATTGTTTTAAGATCAATAGGAATAGGATCCGTTCTTTTAAGGATATAGCGGCTCGTTACAGGATCGAAAGAGGAAATTTCAAAAGAAGGAATCGTATTAATAAATGTAGAAACGGGAATAAGTTCGATTTGAAAATATTTTGAAGATTCTTTTATTTCTCCTGTCAGAGGGAGGTCATTGAATTGAAAAAAACCACTAAATCCAGGCTGACAATAAAAATCTGGGAGTCGAAAATCTTCTAGATTTTCGACGCCAGAAATATACATATCTATCAAAATTTTATCTTCTAATTGTCTTTCAGAAGATGTTCTCATTTTGATTTTAACATCAACGACACCCAATGCTCCATTAAAAGAATAGGGTTTGTTTTCCAAAGGAAAGGGCTTTACTTGCAAGTAGACAGCTGGAGCCTCCGCTTTGAGGAGTGGCTGTTGATAATTTTTCTTACCGAAAAAATTAGTTTGGTAACTATAACCCGAAATTGAAGAAGGCCCTAACTTAAAACTTCCTATTTGGTTTGCTTCCACTTCTTGAGAAATTTCTTGCACTGTGATCTCACCATTTTGAAAGTCTCTAATATGTGCATCCCCAATTTTTTTAAAGGCGTCAGCATGAATGAAAGGAAGAAGAGACTCTGTTAATTCAACACTTTGATTATAAGAAATGCGGTAAAATAAATTGGTACGTTGGCCTGGATACAGTAAAGTAGGGCCTTTAATACTTGCCTCTAATTTGAAAATCAAAGCATTAGAAGCAGAGGAACGTTTTAATTGTATAGAAGCAGAGGAAAATTTAGAATTTTTTGGGTTTAAAAGTGAACTTTTCAGCTCTTTCACTTCATAAGAACTGGGTGGGCTACTTTGAATTTTATCTCTTATTTTAACTGAAATAGGAGGTAAAACATACAGTCCTTTAGCTTGCGGAGAAAGAGTGAAATGATAAAAAGATACAATAGTTTTGGGTAATTCTTCAGAAACATTTACATTTTTAATAAAAGTAACTGAAAGAGGCTTTCCCTCTATTTGAAATGAATTAGAATCAATTTCGTCTTGAATTTGATGAGTAATACTAATTATTCCTGAAAGGGGATGATTTTCTTGATTGTTTTGAGAATCAATAGAAGCCTCAACCTTTATGTTTACGGCTGATAAAGTTGACATAAAGGAAAGAAAATAAATGCATAAAGCTTTGATCATTTTTTTACCATGAATGTCTCTCTTTAGAAGATTGACCTTTTTGGGGTTGATCATTTGATTGCATTTCTTGGAGAAGTCGAAGGGTTTCTTGAATGTCTTGACTTGTTTTTGGCTTACTATTGGAATGAGAAGGATCTGGATTAGGATTAGGGCTTTGCTCTGAAAATGAAGGAGAATTTTCTAATAGTTTTAAAGCTTGTTGCCAATTAATAATGGTTTTTTGTTGCTCATTTAAAATAGCAAAAAATTGTAAAGGAAAACTTTTCATCCAAATTTCAGTTTGCTTAGCTGCTAGTAATCCATTTTCAAATAAAGGAATGACTTGTTCCCAGGGTTGTTTTTGACAAGCTATTTTGGAATCTCCTGCGTTAAAATTCATTTTTTCTTCTTTTAAAGCGTTTGGAATAAAAGATAAGGATTGCTGAATTACTTGATGTTGCTTAGCTTGAACATCTTTTAGCATGATTTCCTTGTTTGCAAAATCTTCAGATAGTGTGACAAGTTGTGTGAGCTCATTTCCTCTGATAGCGTTTTGTAGAGCTTGTTGAAGGATTTGTTTGCAAGATCTTTCTTCACTTTCCTCAGCTTGTAAGTTCTCAATCTCACTCAAAGCACAAATGACATAAAAACGGGAAATAAAAGGACGATTAATTTGAATTTCTTCAATGGCTTTTTTTAAAAATTGTGAGGATTGCTTGAGGAAATCTTTTTTATCAAAAGAAGTTTGTGTATCTAGCAAAACTTTTAAAATGACTTCATCAATCCTATTTAAAAGCGTTAACCGGTAGCGTAATATAAGAGTTTCTAAATCGGATTGCGAAGCAAATTTTTGAAGAGAATCCTCTGAAAATTGGAGGTGATTCTGAACATTTTCCCAATTGCTGTTTAGTGAAGCATCTAAAGCATTTGTGAAGTTTTCGAAAGCAATTGTGATTATTTTTCGCTGATCATCAGATAAAGAAATTTTTTTTAAACCATCCCAAAGGGGTTCTATTGTTTTCATTTGAAAAGTAAAATATTTTAAATAAGCAGCATTAAATTCATGAGGAATTATCTGCTTAGTAAAAAATAAGGAAAAATGAAGAGCTGTAGCAAGACTTTGTCGCAGAATCGCCAATAAAGAAGCTAAATCAAGATTAGCAAAAAATTGATCTTTGAGCTCTTTATTAATCTGATTGAGTGCTAACACCCCTTTATTTTGAAGAATATGAATATCTATTGGAACTACTAAGCAGTCAGAAAGATTTTGTTCAACTTTTTGGATACGACAATCAATATCTTTTGCGGCTTCTAATTCTTTTAAACTTTGCCAAATGAGGTAGCGTCTTTCTCCTAATGAATTTGTATCATTTTGTGCGGATAATAGCTTCGCTTGTCCTAAACGTGCAGCAGCTCGATTGAGAGTTACAGATCGTAAAAGTTGGGGAGAAGAAATTGAAGAAAGGGCAATTCGATTAAAAATTTTTAGGGCAGCCTCCCACTCTTGCTGAAGAACTTTTACTGTTCCCCAGTTGTATAAAATAAGGGCTTGTTGCCAATCAGGTAAGCTTTGTGTGGAAAGCTTTTCATAAAGTTGGCTTGCTTGCTTTAAATCGCGTGTTTCGGCAAATGCCTTTGCCTGGCTCCCCAATTGCGAAATGGATTCATTAGATTCCAATCCTTGAAAATATAAGAATCCCATATAAAGAAGAAAAATTCGTTTTTTCATGGCCGCCGTGCATCAGGTAAAATTAAGTATAAAAGAAGAAGAAGAATACTTATTCCTAGAGGAATTTGATAATATAAATCTGATAGAAGTTCGTCTCGTTTTGCAAGACGAACTTTTCTTTCGAGAGATTGAGCCGGTTCGGTTTGTTTACGAACGGATTCGTTTAAAAGCTGTTTATTTAATTCTTCCGTTAAGTTTTTATTTGTCCAGGATTCAGCGAGATAGTATTTACCTTGATAGTGGGTAGCAAGTTGTTCTAACAAAAAGGGCTCTAATTTAGAATAAACAGGTTTACCTTCAAAAAGCACGTGCGGGATAAGTTGAGGTTGAGATGATCCCATGCCAACTGTCAAGAAATATAAATGATCTTTAATTGAATCGGGAAAAATACTTAAGATATTTTGAATCGCTTTTTGCTTATATGGATCTTCTAATTTTTCAAATTGTTCATCACCTCCGTCACTAAATAAAATCAATGTCAATAATTTTTCTTTTGGAAGTTCAAATAATTTTTTCTTGAGTAAAGTAAGAGCTGTTTCAAAGTTCGTTCCTTCTACATCTCCTTCATTAATGGATAAGCCTTTAATCATCATCCGTGTAAATAAATAATCGTTTGTTGAAGGGACCATAGGAGTTAAAGTAGAGGTAAAAGCATAAAGGGATACCGTTTGTCCTGTTAATAAAGAAATAAGGTTATCCATGATATCTTTTACACGTTCTAATCGCGTTTCTCCATTTGGATTATCTTTTACATCCATCGAAGCTGAGGTGTCTACTAATAAAATAATTTCATGCGAATGAATTTGTTTAGCCAAATCAATCGTTTTTTGTGAAGGAATTCCTCCCGCAAAAGAGAGGTAGCGAAGGTTGCTTTGAGGATTCATTAAAGCTAAACAAGCAAATAGCCAACAAAGTAAGCAAATCATCATTTTGCAGAGATGGACAAATTTTGAACGAGGAATTAACAAAGTTTTTAAGACTTTGTCAGAAGCAAACGCTATTGTTTGTTTTTGTCGATAGTAAAAGAGACAACCTTGCAAAAATAATAAAGGCAACAAAAATAACATTAGAAAGCTTGCTTGGGGAAAAACAAAAAAGAGATTACGGATAGACATCAACACCTCTTTCAACACAAATTTTGAATAAACACTGAAACTTTACAAAATTTCGTTTTGAAATAAAAAAAAATGCCACATGATCTTCATTTTTTTTATTCAAAATTTGTATATTCATGGAAATTTTCTCAACCAAGTACTCTCTAAAAAAATAGCTAAGAACAAACAACTTAATCCAGCGGCAATGAAGTAAGGATAAAACGATACTCGATGTTTAATCACTGGGGAAGAGCTAAATGAATCCAGAGGTAGTGAACTTTTTTCTAATCGATCAATAGTATCAAATACACGTTTTAAGTCTTTCTCTTGATTGGCTAAATAAAGTTGACCTCCTGTTGATTCTGCTAAAGTCTCTATTTGTCGCCTATGGGGCGCAAATTGTGGGGAGGAAAACTTTGGATCTACATTAATAATATAAAGATGAATTCCTGCATTTTTAGCATAAGCAATGGCTTCATCAAGCTCAATTGTGCGTAATCGATTACCATAATCCAATCGATTAGGATCTTGGAACCCATCAGTTAAAACAACCATAATAGCATTTTTAATTTCGTAGGCAGGCTTACCCTTTTTTTGTAATTCTTGTGCAAAATGTTTTGTAGCAACAATTAAATGAGCTGTTTTATAAATCGCATAGCCCATTGCTGTTCCATCTTCTTCCATGGAATTGATGGCCTTTAAATCATTTAATTGATTGATAAGTAGTTCATGATCTAGGGTCAGAGGAGATAAGATTTTAGGAACTCTAGCAAAAGCAACGAGTCCGATTAAATCTGAAGGACGATGTAAAATAAACTGACCAGCCATTACTTTAAGTAGATCAATTTTAGTAAAAGACCTTCCTCTTTCAAAAAAACTGTTTGAAGAAATTTTTTCGTTCATAGAACTAGATTGATCGACGATCAAATAAATCGCAATTCCTTCTGTAGGAATTGGTAAAGAGGGTTGTGCTAATGGATCGTTTTTAATAAATAAAAAATGAGGATCTATAAAAGCTATGCACCAAAAAAATAAGGTTAATTGATAAAGTCTGTAGGGTAAATGAGAGAATTGGCGCCGTTTAGAAGAACGATCGATTGATTCTAAATCAGAAAATGCTAAAGAAGGAAGATAAGGAGTTTGCCATTTTTGCTGAAGCCAATATGCCATAAACAGGAAAATTCCTAAGATAACTAAAGCTAGATAGTCAATCGTCAATGGCAAAGATTCCTCCTTATTTTAAATTGTTTTTTTTATATCTGTTCTTTTTTCTCGAGTCTATTTGTTTTTTATATAAAGTATAAGAATAAGGAGCCATTCTTACAGTTTCTTTGCTTGAAATTCCAATTATAGTCAGACATACTACTTTTATCACAGAAAGTAACGTGGAAAAAATTAAAGACAATTTCTGTGAGTTTATATTTTAAAACTTTCTTTTCTGGTTTTTCATGATTCATCCTTCGGTAGTAGCAGCTTTTGATTTTGACAAAACATTGACAAATCGTGATTCATTGCTTCCTTTTCTTTATGAACAGACAGGTTTTTTTCAAGCTTCATGGAAAATAATTCAATTAGCTCCCGTTTTCTTAAAATTTTTTTTTGGCAAACTTTCTAGACAAGAAATAAAAGAAAAAATTTTAACACAGTTTTTCAAAGGTATACCTATGCGACAGCTTAAGGCTGTTTGTAAACGTTATGCAGACAAAAAATTAGATGCTTATTTAAACGCTCAAGCTATTGAAAGGCTAAGATGGCATCAAAGGCAAGGCCATCGTTGCATTCTTGTGAGCGCATCTATTGACCTTTATTTACGTCCTTGGGCAGAAAGATATGGGTTTGAAGAAATTCTTGCTTCGACATTAGAAGTAGATTCTAAAGGGAATGTGACAGGAAAATTAAAAGGAAAAAATTGTTGGGGAGTTGAAAAAACTAAACGTCTTACGAATTACCTTGGCCCTAAAGAAACTTATCAACTTTATGCTTATGGGGATAGTCTAGGCGATCAAGAACTTTTAGCATTAGCCGATTACCCTTTTTATAGAAGCTTTAAAACTAAAATTTTTTAATCTATTTTATCCGCAACCTGTACGATGTTTGTTTAAGTGAGTTGAGATCAAACAGAAGGTTTGGCCAATTGTTTGACAAAATAGCATTAATTTTCTTCACCCAATTGTTGTAGAAGTTTAGCATTGTTGTAAAAGTTTGGCGATAAGAGCTGTCCATCCTGTTTGGTGATTTGCTCCATGCCCTTCTCCTGTATCCCCATGGAAAAATTCAAAAAAGAGAAAAAGATTCTGCCAATCCTCTTCGTGATTAAAGGGGCTATTTTTTTGGTAGATAGGTCGCGTTCCATCAGCACGTTTTAAAAATAAAGAGATAAGGCGATTAGAAAGTTGTTTAGAAATTTCTCCTAGGTTCATGAGATTTCCCGATCCAGTCGGAAATTCGACTTTAAGTGAATCTCCATAGTAGTGATAGAATTTTTGTAATGATTCAATTAAAAGATAATTAATAGGAAACCAGATGGGGCCTCTCCAGTTGGAGTTACCTCCGGCAATAAGGCGAAATTCTGCCTCTCCGGGATGATAACTAATAAAGTGTTCTTGATTCCAAATTTTTAATGAGTAGGGGTGCTTTTCATGATATTTAGAAAGAGAGCGAATCCCATATTCCGATAAAAACTCGTTTTCATCAAATAAATAGCCCAGAGTTTGAACAAGACGTTCTTTATCTAAAATAGATAAAAGGTGTCTCGCTCCTGTACTCGTTTCTTCTACTGAAGCTAGTGTACTTGTATAGTCCGGCCTTTCTTTCAAGAACCATTCTAATCGCTGTTTGTAAATGGGTAAAGCATCCAGAATTCGACGGTCAATCGTTTCAACAGCTAAAATGGGTAATAAACCAACTAATGATCGAATACGCAAAGGAATGACATCATTACTTGTGTGAAGAGCATCATAGAAAAAACCATCTTCATTACACCATAGCGAATATCCCTTTTGCTCGGGTTTGATCATGGCACTGGCGATACGTAAGAAGTGTTCAAAAAACTTTGTGGCAGAATCTTGATAAACGGGATTTGTTCTGGCCAGCTCGATAGAAATTTTCATCATTAAAATGCAGTAAAAACTCATCCAAGCTGTTCCATCCGCTTGATCAATGCGAGCATCATTAAGAGGGGAGCTTCTGTCAAAAATACTGATGTTATCTAAACCTAGAAAGCCTCCTTGAAAAACATTATTTCCTTTTTCATCTTTTTGATTAACCCACCAGGTAAAATTAAGCAAAAGTTTATGAAAAATGGCTTCTAGAAAATTTCGATCAGGTTTTCCTGTTTGTTTCCCGTCAATTTTATAAATCCTCCAGGCTGCCCAAGCGAGAACGGGAGGATTGACATCGCTAAAGTTCCATTCGTAAGCGGGAAGTTGACCATTCGGATGCATATACCATTCTCTTGTCATAAGAATAAGCTGACGTTTGGCAAAGTCTGGATCAATCAATACCAGTGAGATACAATGAAATCCAAGATCCCAACTGGCATACCACGGATATTCCCATTTGTCGGGCATTGAAATAACATCAAAGTTGACAAGATGAATCCAACCTTGATTACGGTCATTTTGACGCTCCAGAGGAATTTGCTTATCTCCTCTTAACCATTGTTCAATATCATAATAATAGAGTTGCTTGGACCATAAAAGTCCCGCAAAGGCCTGTCTTTGTAAATTTTTTGCATCTTTATCTAAGGCTTGATTTTGAACTTGTTCATAAAAAAGATCCGCTTCATGTTTTCTTAATGAAAAGATCTCATTAAATCCTTCAAATGGGTGTTTAAGGAAATTTTTACATAAACGGAGGTGAAAAATTTCTGTATGTTTGGCAGGGAGGATCGATTTATATAATGCAGCGCCTTTGGAACCTTTTTTAGCAGGATTTACTGCTGTTTTGTCTTGATGGACTAAATAACGGTCAAAAGCATCTTTCACATAAGGTGTTGGATTGGGTTTTCCCATTAAACGTTCAAAGTTTGTATCATTTTCTGTGAAAATCCAATCGGGATTGTCTTGAGCATAAAGATAATAGGTGCGTAAAGCAGGATGTTCGATTTTAATAAACGAACGATTGCCTTCTTGTTCTTGAAATAAAAAAGGCTTCGTCGGTATATCTTCCATGGGACCTTCGGGGTATCCCCAACTCCACGTATTTCGAAACCAAACAGTCGGTAATAAGTAAAGAGGAGCAGCTTCAGACGCTTGATTAGTAATCGATAGACGAATAAGAATATCTTCATGCCCTGCTTTTGCATATTCTATCTGGACATCGAAATAGCATTTATCTTGAAAGATGCCTGTATCGATTAGTTCATATTCGGGATCACGAGAAGAGCGCCTTTGATTTTCTTGAATAAGCTGTTCGTACGGGTAAGCTTGATGTGGATATTTATAGAGCATTTTCATATAACTATGAGTCGGAGTATTATCTAGGTAAAAATAATACTCTTTGACATCTTCACCATGATTGCCTTCTTGAGGATTTAAGCCAAAAAAACGTTCTTTAATAATCGGATCTTTTCCATTCCACAAAGCAACTGCAAAACAAACGTATTGATGCCGATCCGAAATTCCTCCAATTCCATCTTCATTCCAACGGTAGGCTCGCATTCTAGCATGGTCATGAGGGAAATAATTCCACGCATTTCCGGTTTCACTATAATCTTCACGCACAGTTCCCCAAGCACGATCACTTAAGTAAGGCCCCCATTTTTTCCAATTCGAATGACGTTGATGATGCTCTAGTAAACGTTGGTGTTCTGGAGATGAAGTCATAAATATCTGAAGCAAAAGCTTAATTTAAATTTAAATTTTTTTGAGTACATATTGTCTTACTTGACTCATAACATTTATTGGAATTTATCAAATCAACATTGCGTAAATTATTTATTAAAAATTAATTTGTTTTTATTTTTTGACCAAATTTCTTCAAATTATTTTTTGAAATTCATAAAATTTTTAGAATTTTTTTAAGAATCATTTTTTTTAAAAAGGAAAATTTAAGTATTTTTAGTTTCAACTAACAACTGCCCAATCAATTAATTAGGTCTTAGAAAATATCGCTGCCATTTTTCTTTTAGTAGGAGGGAGTTGGGATTATGAATATCACGCTAACAAACATATTTGAAAGCACAGATAAAATTGAAATTAGGCGGCCGTAGGTACAAATGAAAAGCATATCCTGTCTCAAGTTTCTAATAGAAAATTTATTATTGGCATTGGCGGGAGGCTCTGCTTGCTATATTTGTGGGGTTTCTTATTTTATCAATCAATTTTTACGTTTATTTAGTCATAAAAATTTAATTTGCGATGAGTGTTATTTTTTTGAATCAGCCTTAAGCTTAAAATTCATGAATTTTCTACTCTAAAAATTCGGTACTGAATTAATATCGTCTGCAACAAAAAGCGCTCAATAGCATTCACTATCGGTAGAAATTGTTAAGGGAGAAATATGAAAGGAATTGTTCTAGCCGGAGGAAGTGGCACAAGACTGCATCCATTAACATTGGGAGTGACTAAACAGCTACTGCCAGTTTACAACAAACCGATGATTTATTATCCCCTTTCAGTTTTATTATTAGCCGAAATAAAAGATATCTTGATCATTTCCACTCCAGAAGATATGCCTGTTTTTAAACGACTGCTTGGGGATGGATCTCACTTAGGTGTTCGTTTTACCTATGAGATGCAGCCAAAACCAAACGGTCTCGCCGAAGCTTTTATTATTGGTAAAGATTTTATTGGAAAGGATTCTGTTTGTCTGGTGCTGGGAGATAATATTTTTTATGGGAGCCATTTGAGCAATCTTTTAAAAAGTGCCAAAGAGAAAAAAGAGGGGGCTACTTTATTTGGCTATGAGGTAAAAGATCCTGAAAGATATGGTGTCGTTGAATTTGATGGGCAGGGTAAAATTTTGTCGATCGAAGAAAAGCCTAAAATTCCGAAATCTTCTATTGCTGTGACAGGTCTTTATTTTTATGATAATCAAGTCGTAGACATAGCTCATGGCTTAAAACCCTCTGCACGAGGAGAATTAGAAATCACAGATGTCAACCAAGAGTATTTAAATAGAGATCAAGCATGTGTTCATGTGATGGGAAGAGGATACACTTGGTTAGATGCAGGGACTTATGAAAGCCTTATGCAAGCAAGTCAGTTTGTTCAGGTGATTGAGCAAAGACAAGGACACTGCATTGCTTCTTTAGAAGAAATTGCTTACAATCAAAAATTTATTTCTCAAGCCCAGTTAAAATTGTTGGGTGAAAAACTCGGGAAAAGCTTGTACGGACGTTATTTAATGGAAATTGCAGAAAAAGGACCTTACTATGGAAATCATTGATTTGCAACTTAAAGGGTTAAAATTGGTGAAGCCTAACGTATTTAAAGATAATAGAGGTTTTTTTCTAGAAAGTTTTCAGCAACCCCTCTATCAAAAAATGGGGATTCAAGAGACTTTTTTACAAGATAATCATTCTTTTTCTCAAAAAGGGTGCATTCGTGGAATGCATTTCCAATCTTTTCCAGGTCAGGCAAAACTTGTGAGAGTGGCTGTGGGAAAAATTTATGATGTGGCTGTTGATATTCGTCCTGAATCTCCTACATTTGGACAGTGGGAAGGGATTATTTTAGATGATAAAAAACACCATCAACTTTTTATTCCAGTGGGATTTGCGCATGGATTTTGCGTTTTGAGTCAAGAAGCCCATGTAATGTATAAAGTGAGCACTCCCTATGATCCTCTCTATGAAAAAGGTTTTCGTTGGAATGATTCACAATTAAATATTCAATGGCCTATAGAGCAACCAATAGTTTCTGAAAGAGATAAACAATCTCCTTCCTTTCGTGAAAGCATGCTTCAATTAACTGAGATTAGAAAATGAAAAAGATTTGGGTATGTGGCGCATCGGGTATGCTTGGTTCTCATTTCAAACGTTTATTAAACAAACGGCAACTGTCTTTTGTTGCCAATGATGATAAAAAAATTGATATTACCAATTTAGAAGCCGTTTTAGATTTTGTAAGAACAGAACAAATCACTCATATCATCAATTGTGCGGCTTACACAAAAGTTGATAAAGCTGAAACAGATCTCAAACAAGCTTATCTCGTCAATGCCTGTGGACCACACCATCTTGGAATTGCAGCTCGGCACCAGAATGCGCATGTCATTCATTTCTCGACTGATTATGTGTTTGATGGAAAAGAGAACTTGCCTTATACCGAAGAACATGCTTGCGCTCCCATTGGAGCTTATGGGATAAGTAAATTAGCTGGAGAAATCAAACTCTTAGATGAATTTGATCGCTCTTGTGTCATTCGCACATCTTGGTTATTTGGCTTACCAGGCAAAAATTTTGTTGAAACAATGTTAAGATTGATGAATGAAAAAGCACAGATCAAGATTGTTTGCGATCAGATGGGAAGACCGACTTATGCGCAAGATTTAGCTGAAGTTGCTTTACAATTTTTGGATAAGTCGGGAATTTATCACTTTGCTAACTCTTCTGAAACTAACTGGTATGAGTTTGCTAAAGAGATTTATAGACAAGGAAAGGAATTTCAATTGATTCAAAGGGATTGTCAAATAGAACCTATTATGACTCATGAATATCCGACACAGGCCAAACGACCTGCTTATTCTACTTTAAATACTCAAAAAATAGAGTCTGTGCTTAGATGGAAACCACGTCCCTGGCAAGAGGCATTAAAAGATTATTTGACGATATATAAAAATTTCCAAGATAGGCAACAGGTGAGCTAATTATGCAACCAAGAAAAGTTCAAAATATTCTCGTGACTGGAGGAGCAGGTTTTATTGGATCAGCTTTTATTCGTTATTTACTTGCCCCTGAAACTGAATTTAAAGGAACTTGTATCAATTTTGATGCTTTAACATATGCGGGAAATCTAGAAAATTTAGCTTCCCTTTCAAGCGATCCTCGTTATATTTTCGAACAAGGCAATATCTGTAATGAAGCATTTATTGAACATGTCTGTCAAGAGCATGCAATTGATACAATTATTCACTTTGCGGCAGAAAGTCATGTAGATCGTAGTATTTTAGGGCCAAAAGTGTTTATT
This window contains:
- the rfbD gene encoding dTDP-4-dehydrorhamnose reductase — its product is MKKIWVCGASGMLGSHFKRLLNKRQLSFVANDDKKIDITNLEAVLDFVRTEQITHIINCAAYTKVDKAETDLKQAYLVNACGPHHLGIAARHQNAHVIHFSTDYVFDGKENLPYTEEHACAPIGAYGISKLAGEIKLLDEFDRSCVIRTSWLFGLPGKNFVETMLRLMNEKAQIKIVCDQMGRPTYAQDLAEVALQFLDKSGIYHFANSSETNWYEFAKEIYRQGKEFQLIQRDCQIEPIMTHEYPTQAKRPAYSTLNTQKIESVLRWKPRPWQEALKDYLTIYKNFQDRQQVS